The Alistipes finegoldii DSM 17242 DNA segment AACAGGCCCTTGAGAACATCACACCCCAAGTCGAAGTGAAATCGAAGCGTATCGGCGGTGCGACGTTCCAAGTTCCGATGGAGGTTCGTCCGGAGCGCAAGATTTCTATTTCCATGAAAAACCTTGTCCTCTATTCCCGCAAGCGCGCCGGCAAGACGATGGCAGATCGACTCTCAGCAGAGATAATGGATGCCTTCAACCAGCAGGGCGCCGCCTTCAAACGTAAGGAGGAGATGCACCGCATGGCCGAGGCCAACAAGGCATTCGCACACTTTAGATTCTAAAAAAGGAGACTGACAGATGGCAACCAGAGATTTAAATTACACTCGCAATATCGGCATCATGGCTCACATCGATGCCGGTAAGACCACCACGTCGGAGCGTATCCTTTTTTACACGGGCAAAACCCACAAGATCGGCGAGACGCACGAAGGCGCTGCCGTTATGGACTGGATGGTTCAGGA contains these protein-coding regions:
- the rpsG gene encoding 30S ribosomal protein S7, whose protein sequence is MRKAKPKKRILLPDPKFGDVSVTRFVNNLMLDGKKSIAYTIFYDALELVGKKMKDADKSPLEIWKQALENITPQVEVKSKRIGGATFQVPMEVRPERKISISMKNLVLYSRKRAGKTMADRLSAEIMDAFNQQGAAFKRKEEMHRMAEANKAFAHFRF